One window of Psychrobacillus sp. FSL H8-0483 genomic DNA carries:
- a CDS encoding metalloregulator ArsR/SmtB family transcription factor: protein MNDINHERDVYVAIADPTRRKLLRLLADAEELPLHELTVQFQMGRTAVSKHLAILKEAGLVADRKVGRETRYRLNAAPLREIKDWVSFYEGFWKDRIGKLNLLLEEKK, encoded by the coding sequence TTGAACGATATAAATCATGAACGTGATGTTTATGTGGCTATTGCTGACCCAACAAGACGGAAATTGCTTCGTTTGTTGGCAGATGCGGAAGAGTTACCACTTCACGAATTAACCGTTCAATTTCAAATGGGGCGTACTGCTGTTTCTAAACATTTGGCTATACTTAAAGAAGCGGGTCTAGTTGCTGATCGTAAAGTTGGTAGAGAAACAAGGTATCGACTAAATGCAGCCCCCTTAAGGGAAATTAAAGATTGGGTATCTTTTTACGAAGGATTCTGGAAAGACAGAATTGGTAAATTAAATCTTTTATTGGAGGAAAAAAAATGA
- a CDS encoding HAD hydrolase-like protein, which yields MLQSLIFDMDGTLFQTDKILELSLDDTFNHLHSINKWNAVTPIDKYREIMGVPLPKVWEALLPNHSNEVREQADAYFLERLVENIRSGKGALYPNVKEVFSYLKENNCSIYIASNGLTEYLKAIVSYYNLDNWVTETFSIQQIQTLDKGDLVKTIIKKYDIKKGAVVGDRLSDINAAKDNGLIAIGCNFDFAQEDELAQADLIIDDLMELKIIITKMKNSL from the coding sequence ATGTTACAATCACTGATTTTTGATATGGATGGAACTTTATTTCAAACAGATAAAATTTTAGAATTATCACTTGATGATACTTTTAACCATTTACACTCAATAAATAAATGGAATGCAGTAACCCCTATTGATAAATACCGTGAAATTATGGGTGTACCTTTACCAAAAGTATGGGAAGCTTTGTTACCTAATCATTCTAATGAGGTAAGAGAACAAGCTGATGCTTATTTTCTGGAAAGATTAGTTGAAAACATTAGAAGTGGGAAAGGTGCTTTATATCCTAATGTAAAGGAAGTTTTCAGTTATTTAAAAGAGAATAATTGTTCCATTTACATAGCGAGTAATGGTTTAACGGAATATTTAAAAGCAATTGTGAGTTATTATAATTTGGATAATTGGGTTACTGAAACATTTAGTATTCAACAAATACAAACGCTAGATAAAGGAGATTTAGTTAAAACAATTATAAAAAAATATGATATAAAAAAAGGAGCAGTAGTAGGAGACCGTCTTTCTGATATAAATGCAGCTAAAGATAATGGTTTAATTGCAATTGGATGTAATTTTGATTTTGCACAAGAAGATGAACTAGCTCAGGCTGATTTGATAATAGATGACTTAATGGAGCTAAAAATAATAATAACAAAAATGAAAAATAGCTTATAG
- a CDS encoding DNA-3-methyladenine glycosylase I produces the protein MTSRCTWVTTKEPLYMKYHDKEWGVPVYDDRLLFEMLCLEGAQAGLSWWTILQKRENYRNAFDNFEAEKIVHYTNEKLELLREDKGIVRNKLKIKSVVTNAKAFLKIQKEYGSFSNYIWSFVDYTPIVNHWQTVKEVPITSEISDKMSKRLKKDGFTFVGGTICYSYMQAVGLVNDHTLECFCHPSH, from the coding sequence ATGACAAGTCGATGTACGTGGGTAACAACAAAAGAACCTTTATATATGAAATATCACGATAAGGAATGGGGTGTACCTGTTTATGATGATAGACTATTATTTGAAATGCTATGTTTAGAAGGTGCACAGGCGGGGCTCAGTTGGTGGACAATTTTACAAAAGAGAGAAAATTATCGAAATGCTTTTGATAATTTTGAAGCGGAAAAAATTGTACACTATACAAATGAAAAATTAGAATTATTAAGAGAAGATAAGGGCATTGTTCGAAATAAATTAAAAATTAAAAGCGTCGTAACGAATGCAAAGGCATTTCTAAAGATTCAAAAAGAATACGGTTCATTTTCTAATTATATATGGAGTTTTGTAGATTACACTCCAATTGTTAACCATTGGCAGACGGTTAAAGAAGTTCCAATTACAAGTGAAATAAGTGATAAAATGAGCAAACGTTTAAAAAAAGATGGATTTACATTTGTAGGTGGTACGATTTGTTATTCTTATATGCAAGCTGTAGGATTGGTGAATGACCACACTTTAGAATGTTTTTGCCATCCTTCTCATTAA
- a CDS encoding SRPBCC domain-containing protein encodes MKSDVSLDFQFTSSINTVWNALTDSDTLAKWIWNNDFKPIVGHKFQFRAEPNEWWNGIVDSEVLVVEEPNKLSYTWVSAGESTTVTWTLKEGSDGTIHLHFDQTGFSEETKAREGAIEGAKYAWMKMGEQLEKVLAEL; translated from the coding sequence ATGAAATCAGATGTATCATTAGATTTTCAGTTTACAAGTTCAATCAATACAGTGTGGAACGCATTAACAGATTCGGATACTCTTGCAAAATGGATATGGAATAATGACTTTAAACCAATCGTCGGACATAAATTTCAATTCCGAGCTGAGCCAAATGAATGGTGGAATGGAATTGTAGATAGTGAAGTATTAGTAGTGGAAGAGCCTAATAAACTTTCTTACACTTGGGTGAGTGCCGGAGAAAGCACTACTGTTACATGGACTTTGAAAGAAGGTTCAGATGGAACTATACATCTACATTTCGATCAAACTGGATTTAGTGAAGAAACAAAAGCACGTGAGGGAGCTATCGAGGGAGCTAAATATGCTTGGATGAAAATGGGTGAACAGCTCGAAAAAGTTTTAGCAGAACTGTAA
- the aac(6') gene encoding aminoglycoside 6'-N-acetyltransferase yields the protein MLKQATLEEAGIAAELASLLWTGHSVEEFTEDMHQFISSENTAIFLAYEGEEAIGFAQCQLRNDYVEGTESNPVGYLEGLFIREAFRQQGYARLLVTYCEEWAKRKGCIEFASDCELHNEDSLVMHLRLGFTESNRIICFTKKL from the coding sequence ATGCTTAAACAAGCAACATTAGAGGAAGCTGGTATTGCTGCAGAACTAGCATCGCTACTTTGGACAGGACATTCAGTAGAGGAATTTACGGAAGATATGCACCAGTTTATATCCTCTGAAAACACCGCCATCTTTTTAGCATATGAAGGAGAAGAGGCCATTGGATTTGCACAATGTCAACTTCGAAACGATTATGTCGAGGGAACTGAATCCAACCCTGTTGGTTACTTAGAGGGACTTTTTATCAGAGAAGCATTTCGACAACAAGGGTATGCAAGATTACTAGTAACTTACTGCGAGGAATGGGCGAAACGCAAAGGGTGTATTGAATTTGCTAGCGACTGTGAATTACATAATGAAGATAGCCTAGTTATGCATTTGAGACTAGGATTTACAGAGTCGAATCGTATAATATGCTTTACGAAGAAACTTTAA
- a CDS encoding DUF4097 family beta strand repeat-containing protein — protein MSMKKVAIIALFVLLAGAAINVFVNIKVALVNKADEIVVENNHYKNIEVQSDNASVEFISTKDDETKVEFSGRMKKKMKYNFTADVKGDTLSIELTQKNWNFIQFGFTSMDIKLTVYVPEKQYNDIKTELDNGEIIAKDMQAKSVHLETDNGFIHMKNMVAETVHVRTDNGKILMNEVEGDIEASTDNGRIVLITSNLERPISLSTDNGLIEIQTDKEPTNATIEADIEIGKLDIFGKSNKQTIFGDGDNLIKLETDNGKISVGSSK, from the coding sequence ATGAGTATGAAAAAAGTTGCTATTATAGCTTTATTTGTATTATTAGCGGGAGCAGCAATAAATGTTTTCGTGAATATAAAAGTCGCGTTAGTCAACAAAGCAGATGAAATTGTAGTCGAAAATAATCATTATAAAAATATTGAGGTACAATCTGACAATGCTTCTGTTGAATTTATCTCTACAAAAGATGATGAAACAAAAGTAGAATTTTCAGGAAGAATGAAGAAAAAAATGAAATACAATTTCACTGCAGATGTAAAAGGGGATACACTCTCTATTGAATTAACACAAAAGAATTGGAATTTTATACAGTTTGGATTTACATCCATGGATATCAAACTAACTGTCTATGTACCAGAAAAACAATACAATGATATCAAGACGGAACTAGATAACGGAGAAATTATTGCAAAAGATATGCAGGCGAAATCAGTTCATTTGGAAACAGATAATGGATTCATTCATATGAAAAATATGGTAGCAGAAACGGTGCATGTGCGTACCGATAACGGGAAAATCTTGATGAATGAAGTAGAAGGTGATATAGAGGCTTCCACTGATAATGGCCGCATTGTCCTTATTACAAGTAATTTAGAAAGACCTATTTCTCTCTCAACAGATAATGGTTTGATTGAGATCCAAACAGACAAAGAGCCAACTAATGCAACGATTGAAGCTGACATAGAAATTGGGAAACTTGATATTTTCGGAAAATCGAATAAACAAACAATATTTGGCGATGGAGATAACTTGATAAAACTAGAGACAGATAATGGTAAGATATCAGTAGGTAGCTCAAAATAG
- a CDS encoding ATP-binding cassette domain-containing protein, with amino-acid sequence MKVNQLIANNINKLDVALPVDKSLGIAGLSGSGKTTFCQTIGEESKKRLVSLLPKAEYQYLFPNIMETNFSAIKMEEMPLVLFLGKSSISSNPRSTIGTHTGVFKEIRVLLAEKFNFSPEVFSFNNELGWCPACKGRGTTKNIECKKCEGKRYNPEVEQHKIEILNRAHSISDINNLSIESILSLGEELHISEAKQHILKNIINMNIGYLTLNRIMGTLSGGEITRLYLAEFMATSENTVIIIDEISVGLDHQTLLKILEEIKQLGYKNQIWLIDHSDTVLNTSEEQLFFGPGSGKYGGKIVEESPRPQPITSERNKEMPIEYYQFQDLYCRNIQMKEIQIPKNRIVTFTGESGCGKSTLVNECIAKDFQKRYPKDKLVIVGQDRNQSITSRSTVATFLDIKRKLTKYSEDIDDIFQRSIEDIIEELPKEDIAHKRLSLLIKLGLGYLTLERKTQSLSTGEFQCVHLVSELFANSRNPHTLFIFDEPSKGLSQNILNQFIDSARVILQDESVSIMMIEHNAYMIDNSDFIVDFGNRQIAPVERLDVVSHDDYYRGQNGPEQVAPLQISSTLNQPNGIDYLTENHVDYFKNAENVYKGGILKSLSSMARLIYGEYETDIIAPVIAIDLERHLYSQYSFLYELGGVINHIVASHPTIKDTRSFDFYHQDNHCPCCSGRRVIEKFDFDVVLQDKTVPFWDGQLHEDVMEVLKFYQFSKLEFLFEEIKNELGQDISKSFNDMTEAEKHTFLYGYWEKSFYDKEGKTRRTWEGFNLIIGRYIFVSKSIIKEHIKESKEMITCPVCEGTVLNHHKKLKFGDTDIREIINQPLDQVIKTVGNLQQLVKLKDIVGGDMTLCEDVSLLPRETQVALKMFELEQASFAHYEMVLQNVLPFWSSISNNIESIGVNNRITICDFDNITETRETIIDKYFTNGKYKKLTYVYEALGYKKIVTLINKIRKSHPCPFCNGKKAITEENLHDGVFKLTIPCVTCNETGVNNEGLKEIVEGIDVETWLTGTVSDVVTETLNIDAVADIPIFNRIRELNKREMMAVYEFLEQNK; translated from the coding sequence ATGAAAGTAAATCAATTAATTGCGAACAATATTAACAAATTGGATGTAGCACTTCCAGTAGATAAATCTTTAGGAATTGCTGGTTTGTCTGGTTCTGGTAAAACCACTTTTTGTCAAACAATTGGTGAAGAATCCAAGAAGCGTCTCGTTTCTTTATTGCCAAAGGCTGAATATCAATATTTGTTTCCTAATATTATGGAAACCAATTTCAGTGCCATTAAGATGGAAGAAATGCCTTTAGTACTTTTTCTCGGAAAATCATCCATTTCTTCGAATCCACGGTCAACGATTGGCACCCATACGGGCGTTTTTAAAGAGATTCGCGTGCTGCTTGCTGAAAAATTTAATTTTTCTCCAGAAGTTTTTTCATTTAATAATGAATTAGGTTGGTGTCCTGCATGTAAAGGGCGCGGCACTACGAAAAATATCGAATGTAAAAAGTGTGAGGGCAAGCGTTATAATCCAGAAGTGGAGCAACATAAGATAGAAATATTGAATCGAGCACATAGTATTTCCGATATTAACAACTTAAGCATTGAATCGATTCTTTCTCTTGGAGAAGAATTACATATTAGTGAAGCGAAACAGCATATTCTTAAAAATATTATCAATATGAATATCGGTTACCTAACATTAAATCGTATTATGGGTACCTTGTCAGGTGGAGAAATAACACGACTTTACTTGGCTGAATTTATGGCAACAAGTGAAAATACCGTTATTATTATTGATGAAATTTCAGTAGGTCTAGACCACCAAACACTATTGAAAATTTTAGAAGAGATTAAACAATTGGGCTACAAGAATCAGATTTGGCTCATTGACCATTCTGACACGGTGCTTAACACATCGGAAGAACAATTATTCTTTGGACCTGGTAGTGGAAAATACGGTGGGAAAATTGTAGAAGAATCCCCACGACCACAACCAATCACTTCGGAAAGAAATAAAGAAATGCCAATAGAGTACTATCAATTTCAAGATCTTTACTGCCGTAATATTCAAATGAAAGAAATTCAGATTCCTAAAAATAGAATTGTCACTTTTACTGGGGAATCAGGATGTGGGAAGTCTACACTTGTTAATGAGTGTATCGCCAAAGATTTCCAGAAGAGATATCCAAAAGATAAACTCGTAATAGTTGGGCAAGATCGAAACCAATCGATTACTAGTCGGTCTACAGTTGCGACGTTTCTTGATATTAAAAGGAAACTTACAAAATATAGTGAAGATATTGATGATATTTTTCAGCGTTCGATTGAAGATATTATTGAAGAACTGCCAAAGGAAGATATTGCTCATAAACGCTTGAGCTTATTGATCAAACTTGGACTTGGTTATCTGACGTTGGAAAGAAAAACGCAGTCTTTATCGACGGGTGAATTTCAATGTGTCCATTTAGTTTCTGAGCTGTTTGCTAACTCAAGAAACCCACATACGCTCTTTATTTTTGACGAGCCTTCCAAAGGATTATCACAAAATATTTTAAATCAATTCATTGATAGTGCAAGGGTCATTCTGCAAGATGAATCTGTCTCCATTATGATGATTGAGCATAATGCTTATATGATAGACAACTCTGATTTTATCGTTGATTTTGGGAACAGGCAGATTGCACCTGTCGAGCGTCTTGATGTTGTCAGTCATGATGATTATTATCGCGGGCAAAACGGTCCAGAACAGGTTGCACCATTGCAAATTTCTTCTACACTAAATCAACCAAATGGCATAGACTACTTAACAGAAAATCATGTTGACTATTTTAAAAATGCAGAAAACGTCTATAAGGGTGGCATTTTAAAAAGCTTATCCTCCATGGCTCGTTTGATTTATGGTGAATACGAAACAGACATAATTGCACCTGTTATCGCTATAGACTTGGAACGCCACTTGTATAGTCAATATAGTTTTCTTTATGAACTTGGCGGCGTGATTAACCATATTGTAGCATCACATCCGACAATTAAAGATACGAGAAGCTTCGATTTCTATCATCAAGACAATCATTGCCCTTGTTGTTCGGGCCGTCGAGTGATTGAAAAATTTGATTTTGATGTTGTTCTTCAGGATAAAACCGTGCCATTTTGGGATGGCCAATTACATGAAGATGTAATGGAAGTTTTAAAGTTTTATCAGTTTTCAAAATTAGAATTCCTCTTTGAAGAGATTAAAAATGAGCTCGGTCAGGATATAAGCAAAAGTTTTAATGATATGACAGAAGCAGAAAAGCATACCTTTTTATACGGGTATTGGGAAAAGTCATTTTATGACAAAGAAGGCAAGACAAGGAGGACTTGGGAAGGCTTTAATTTAATCATTGGACGCTATATATTTGTATCCAAATCAATTATTAAAGAGCATATAAAAGAATCCAAAGAGATGATTACGTGTCCAGTCTGTGAAGGAACCGTACTAAACCATCATAAAAAGCTGAAATTTGGCGACACGGATATTCGTGAGATTATTAACCAGCCACTCGATCAAGTAATAAAAACAGTTGGCAACTTACAGCAACTAGTAAAATTAAAGGATATTGTCGGCGGTGATATGACTTTATGCGAAGATGTGTCCTTATTACCGAGAGAAACGCAAGTCGCTCTGAAAATGTTTGAATTGGAGCAGGCTAGCTTTGCCCACTATGAAATGGTTTTACAAAATGTACTGCCATTCTGGAGCAGTATTAGCAACAATATCGAATCTATCGGCGTTAACAATCGAATTACCATCTGTGATTTTGACAATATCACAGAAACGAGAGAAACGATCATTGATAAGTACTTCACTAATGGAAAATATAAAAAGCTGACGTATGTCTATGAAGCGTTAGGTTACAAAAAGATAGTCACTTTAATTAATAAGATTAGAAAAAGTCATCCGTGTCCATTCTGTAACGGAAAGAAAGCTATTACAGAAGAAAATCTCCATGATGGCGTATTTAAACTAACGATCCCTTGTGTGACGTGTAATGAAACTGGTGTTAATAATGAAGGACTTAAGGAAATAGTCGAAGGCATAGATGTAGAAACATGGCTAACGGGCACAGTTAGTGATGTTGTTACTGAAACCTTAAATATTGACGCTGTTGCGGATATTCCAATTTTCAATCGTATTCGGGAATTGAATAAACGAGAAATGATGGCTGTTTACGAATTTCTTGAGCAAAACAAGTAA
- a CDS encoding nucleoid-associated protein, protein MLEVSESKLGQYVVHYVSDTLVLGDEVFSQPDVMLEAAFTQLAFNKIDYEQQYEFFHETDIGLNEVYTYVNSIFDQKSSFLEQSKHIATHLQSVSQHPNIKSGELFIGLFDNCLWHTEVKKVIAIVKIDEKEMFLDVKNEQNKMIVNGIDGINVKKINNMAVIMDMGPDVAPAVFIKTKKKEDVVYWQERFLKIKVADEHYHKTNLALTECKKYILKEESFTNTEKLGFLNKTLDYFRNEEEFQVNDFIDTVFKKADPVQKEVIVNSVKPYETVISESAIEKVEKTYKRKIKLDSNIEIQVNVRNIEQVDELIEVGYDEATNRKFYKIFFHEEI, encoded by the coding sequence ATGCTAGAAGTAAGTGAAAGTAAATTAGGACAGTATGTCGTACATTATGTAAGCGATACGCTTGTTTTGGGAGATGAGGTCTTCTCTCAACCAGATGTAATGCTTGAAGCAGCTTTTACACAATTGGCGTTTAACAAAATTGATTATGAGCAGCAGTACGAATTTTTTCACGAAACGGATATTGGATTAAATGAGGTCTATACATATGTAAATTCCATTTTTGATCAGAAGAGCAGTTTCCTTGAACAATCTAAGCATATCGCCACTCACTTACAAAGTGTATCCCAACACCCAAATATTAAAAGTGGTGAATTGTTTATTGGATTATTCGATAATTGTTTATGGCATACAGAGGTAAAAAAGGTAATTGCCATTGTAAAAATTGATGAAAAAGAAATGTTTTTAGATGTGAAAAACGAGCAGAACAAAATGATTGTGAATGGCATCGACGGTATTAATGTGAAGAAAATCAATAACATGGCCGTAATCATGGACATGGGGCCAGACGTAGCACCTGCTGTCTTTATCAAAACCAAAAAGAAAGAAGATGTTGTTTACTGGCAAGAGCGTTTTTTAAAAATTAAGGTAGCGGATGAACATTATCATAAAACCAATTTAGCGTTAACAGAATGCAAAAAATATATATTAAAAGAAGAAAGTTTTACGAATACGGAGAAACTCGGTTTTTTAAACAAAACGCTCGATTATTTTAGAAATGAAGAAGAATTCCAGGTAAATGATTTTATTGATACCGTATTTAAAAAGGCAGATCCGGTACAAAAAGAAGTCATCGTAAATTCGGTAAAACCCTACGAAACTGTCATTTCCGAAAGTGCGATCGAAAAGGTAGAAAAAACTTATAAACGCAAAATAAAACTTGATTCTAATATTGAAATTCAGGTTAACGTACGAAATATCGAGCAAGTCGATGAACTGATTGAAGTAGGCTATGATGAAGCAACCAATCGAAAGTTTTATAAAATCTTTTTTCATGAAGAAATATAA
- a CDS encoding cytochrome-c oxidase translates to MGIRFIKISVVYFAIGVILGLFMSMTHDVALTGVHVHINLLGWASFALAGIVYHLFPRATSNLYAKLHFWSANIGLPIMMVALAIYLLNGVEAAITFIAIGGVLVVFSVIMFAINVLQNVRSAA, encoded by the coding sequence ATGGGTATTAGATTTATTAAAATTTCGGTTGTCTATTTTGCCATTGGAGTAATTTTAGGTCTCTTTATGTCTATGACACACGATGTTGCATTAACAGGGGTACATGTTCACATCAATTTATTAGGCTGGGCTTCATTTGCTCTAGCAGGGATTGTGTATCATTTATTCCCAAGAGCTACTAGCAATCTTTATGCAAAGCTTCATTTTTGGAGTGCGAATATCGGGCTTCCAATCATGATGGTTGCACTGGCAATTTATCTTTTGAATGGAGTAGAAGCTGCGATTACCTTTATTGCAATTGGTGGAGTATTAGTCGTGTTTAGCGTAATCATGTTTGCGATCAATGTTTTACAAAACGTGCGGTCTGCAGCGTAG
- a CDS encoding GNAT family N-acetyltransferase — MTLNIASPIDIDSLSQFLEEMNNNPKTHIGYCGESKSEIYHTLLNDFSDLDLSESFAVAYDNDEIIGALGFDIDVETKSVEVWGPFIKDEREFESLANDLWEKMNLMTPLDIQSYSFFVNNENLLTRQFVQNLGGMENDHHLILKTQRSNTTSVESYGIIKYESSYHESFVTLHAAEFPLTYYRADEILQRINKENQLLIMKDTDEKMKGYVYVEADPENMEGAIEYIAVSSDYRKQGIGTKLMKVALDHLFSYDEIREVTLCVALANGKAVHLYKSAGFHVKHELISFKM; from the coding sequence ATGACACTAAATATAGCCTCTCCAATAGATATTGACAGCCTGTCTCAGTTTTTAGAAGAGATGAACAATAATCCAAAAACCCATATTGGTTATTGCGGGGAATCTAAAAGCGAGATTTATCATACGCTTCTGAATGATTTCTCTGACTTAGATCTCTCTGAATCATTTGCAGTAGCATACGATAACGATGAAATAATTGGTGCTTTGGGGTTTGACATCGATGTAGAAACTAAAAGTGTTGAAGTGTGGGGACCGTTCATAAAAGATGAAAGGGAGTTTGAATCGTTAGCAAATGATTTATGGGAAAAGATGAATTTAATGACGCCACTGGATATCCAATCGTATTCGTTCTTTGTAAATAATGAAAATTTGCTTACACGTCAATTTGTGCAGAATTTAGGCGGAATGGAAAACGATCATCACCTTATTCTAAAGACACAACGTAGTAATACAACATCAGTGGAATCTTATGGCATTATCAAATACGAATCCTCTTACCATGAATCATTTGTTACTCTTCATGCAGCTGAATTTCCTCTTACATATTACAGAGCGGATGAAATACTTCAACGTATAAATAAGGAAAATCAATTATTGATTATGAAGGATACAGATGAAAAAATGAAGGGTTATGTATACGTAGAAGCAGATCCTGAAAACATGGAAGGGGCTATTGAATATATCGCGGTTTCCTCCGATTACCGAAAACAAGGTATTGGAACAAAACTTATGAAGGTGGCATTAGATCATCTTTTCTCTTATGACGAGATAAGAGAAGTTACGTTATGTGTTGCATTGGCAAACGGAAAAGCGGTCCATTTATATAAATCGGCTGGATTTCATGTCAAACATGAGCTCATTTCTTTTAAAATGTAA
- a CDS encoding lysophospholipid acyltransferase family protein, whose protein sequence is MYQFTLTVAKMVVRLFGKVEVKNKHLLPKNEGYIVTCTHRGWLEIVILGICVPRSIHYMAKKELFENKFIGSFLQKINAFPVDRENPSPSSIKIPVKLLKSGEVVGIFPSGTRAAENAPLKRGAVTISNLSKAPIVPALYVGPRTLKELRKMKKATIIFGEPIYINTTSKDELAAHTELLNEQTILLENQIEK, encoded by the coding sequence ATGTATCAATTTACACTAACAGTTGCAAAAATGGTTGTGCGTTTATTTGGAAAAGTAGAAGTGAAAAATAAGCATTTGTTACCTAAGAATGAGGGATATATCGTCACTTGCACACACAGAGGATGGCTGGAAATAGTCATCTTAGGCATTTGTGTGCCAAGGTCGATTCATTATATGGCAAAGAAAGAGCTTTTTGAAAACAAATTCATTGGATCTTTCCTACAAAAAATAAATGCCTTTCCTGTGGATCGAGAGAATCCTTCTCCAAGTAGTATTAAAATTCCAGTGAAGCTATTGAAATCTGGAGAGGTAGTAGGCATATTTCCGAGTGGAACTAGAGCGGCAGAAAATGCTCCGTTAAAAAGAGGGGCTGTGACAATTAGTAATTTATCAAAAGCTCCAATTGTTCCTGCATTATATGTGGGCCCGAGAACACTAAAAGAGTTACGGAAAATGAAAAAAGCAACCATCATTTTTGGTGAACCTATCTACATAAATACAACCAGTAAAGATGAATTGGCTGCTCATACGGAACTATTAAATGAGCAAACGATTTTACTAGAAAACCAAATAGAAAAATAG
- a CDS encoding phosphotransferase, with protein sequence MLELNIPFLSKCTFFQLIEEGFSNDEKWCVDQTYLLRFSPDMNITKLEKQAQLTNAVHAIDAHIPFVHDVGIYKDRAYMILDYLNGENGDVALPMKSAEVQYEIGIQVGKTLKNMHSIQAPKEYPSWEETWRARIARQAPLFQDIIRRHPNYQNVLPFIQDNLHLLNKRPSCVQHYDFHPGNILIHEDQFSGLIDMQKITYADPINEFYKMEYFNVQVSTPYSRGVVDGYHDKNPVPPSFWELHRLYAAIHIVSAEVWGHEGGINQKEKFQGYTRFTIDQFDDFKLDVPKWYTQ encoded by the coding sequence ATGCTAGAACTAAACATACCGTTTTTAAGTAAATGTACCTTTTTTCAGTTAATAGAAGAAGGGTTTTCAAATGATGAGAAATGGTGCGTAGATCAAACATATTTACTGCGTTTTTCTCCTGATATGAACATAACAAAGCTAGAAAAACAGGCGCAACTTACCAATGCTGTTCATGCCATTGATGCTCATATTCCATTTGTACATGATGTAGGAATATATAAAGATAGAGCTTACATGATTCTTGACTATTTAAATGGAGAAAACGGGGATGTTGCGTTACCAATGAAAAGTGCAGAAGTGCAATATGAGATTGGAATTCAGGTCGGGAAGACGCTTAAGAATATGCATAGCATCCAAGCACCTAAAGAATATCCAAGTTGGGAAGAAACTTGGAGGGCTCGAATAGCAAGACAAGCTCCTCTATTTCAAGATATTATTAGAAGACATCCGAACTATCAAAACGTCTTGCCATTTATACAAGATAATTTGCATTTATTGAACAAACGTCCTAGCTGTGTTCAGCATTATGATTTTCACCCTGGAAATATTTTAATTCATGAAGATCAATTTTCTGGTTTAATCGATATGCAAAAAATTACATACGCGGACCCAATCAACGAATTTTATAAAATGGAATATTTTAATGTACAAGTAAGTACACCGTACTCACGAGGTGTAGTGGATGGTTATCACGATAAAAATCCTGTTCCACCATCGTTTTGGGAGTTGCATCGTCTGTACGCTGCAATCCATATTGTATCCGCAGAAGTATGGGGCCATGAAGGTGGCATAAATCAAAAGGAAAAATTTCAAGGTTATACTCGATTTACAATTGATCAGTTTGATGATTTTAAGCTAGATGTGCCGAAGTGGTATACCCAATGA